AACGGGTTGAGCAGCGTCAGCAGGGTGCCGGTGTACTCGTGGTTGGTGTCCAGCGGCACGCCGCGCACGATGTTGGCGAAGGCGACGCCCCACAGGAAGGCCGGGCCGAGCGAGCCCCAGAAGAAGGTCCGGTCCCAGCCGCGCGTGCTGTCGGATTTGCTGCGGTATTCCAGTGCCACCCCGCGCGCGATCAGGGCCAGCAGGATGAGGAACAGCGGCAGGTAGAAGCCGCTGAACAGGGTCGCGTACCACTCGGGGAAAGCTGCGAACGTGGCCCCGCCGGCCACCAGCAGCCACACCTCGTTGCCGTCCCACACCGGGCCGATCGTCTTGACGATCGTGCGCCGCTCCGCCTCCGCGCGACCCAGGAACGGCAGCAGAATGCCCACACCGAAGTCGAAGCCCTCCAGCACGAAGTAGCCGGTCCACAGCACGGCGATCAGGACGAACCAGACGGTGGTCAGTTCCATGGCGGGTCCTTCAGTAGCTCAGGGCGGGCAGGGCGGCTTCGGGCTCGGCGGCCTGCTCGTGCGGCCCGATCCGGATGAACTTCAGCAGCAGCCGCACCTCGATGACCGCCAGCACGGCGTAGACGAGGGTGAAGCCGGCCAGCGTGATGGCGACCGAGGCGACGTCGGCTCCCGGGGAGACCGCCGCGGCGGTGCGCATGAGGCCGAAGACGGTCCACGGCTGGCGGCCCATCTCGGTGAAGATCCAGCCCATGGTGTTGGCCAGGAAGGGCAGGCCGATCCCGGCGATGGCCAGGCGGTAGGCCCAGCGCCCCGCGGGCAGCCGGCCGCGCCGGGTCAGCCAGAGGCCGGCCAGCGCCAGCAGCGCCGCCAGCGCACCGAAGCCGATCATCAGCCGGAACGACCAGTACGCCAGGCCGACGACCGGCCGGTAGTCGCCCGGCCCATAGAGAGCCTGGTAGCGGGCCTGGATGTCGTTGATGCCCTCGACCTTGCCGTGCAGGGTGTTGGTGGACAGCAGGCTCAGGCCGTACGGGATCTGCAGGTTGACGTGGTTGCGGCCGTTCTCGACGTCGCCGACGGCGAACAGGGAGAACCCGGCCGCGCTCTCGTCCTCCCACAGGGCCTCGGCGGCGGCCATCTTCATCGGCTGCTGCTCGGTCATGATCTGCGCCTGCCAGTGGCCGGAGAACGACACCCCAATCGCGGAGACGAGGCTGACGACCAGGGCCAGGCGGGCGGAGGTGCGGAAGAGATCGACGTCCCTCTTGCGGAGCAGGAACCAGGCACTGATGCCGAGGACGAAAGCCGCGGCGGTCAGGAATGCGCCGAAGATCACGTGGGGGAAGGTGACGAGCGTGGTGGGGTTGGTGAGCACGGCCCAGATGTCGGTCAGCTCGGCCCTGCCGTTGTTGATGCGGTAGCCGACCGGGTGCTGCATCCACGAGTTCGCCGCGAGGATGAAGTAGGCGGAGACATTGGTGCCGATCGCCGCGACCCAGATCGTGGCCAGATGGAGCTTCGGCGACAGCTTGTCCCAGCCGAAAATCCACAGTCCGAGGAAAGTGGACTCCAGGAAGAACGCCATCAGCCCTTCCATGGCCAGCGGCGCGCCGAACACGTCACCGACGAAGCGCGAGTAGTCACTCCAGTTCATCCCGAACTGGAACTCCTGCACGATCCCCGTCACCACGCCCATCGCGAAGTTGATGAGGAACAGTCGCCCCCAGAACCGGGTCAGCCGCAGGTACTCCGGCTTCTTCGTCCGGTACCAGGCCGTCTGCAACCCGGCCACGATGATCGACAGCCCGATCGTGAGCGGCACGAACAGGAAGTGGTACACGGTCGTGATGCCGAACTGCCAGCGCGAAAGGTCCAAGACATCCATGGTCGACAGCGTCGATCACGGCCCCGCGATCTCGTAGAGTCGAGCGTCCCCGTCCTCAAGGGACCTTCGGCACCTGTCCCGGAGCCATCCGGCCCTGACGCCTCACAGCCCCGGTGCGGCAGCGTCAGCGGCGGGAGGTGTGTCATGTCCCCTGCACTCGCCACCGATCGCGGCATCGGGCGGCTGCTCGTCGCGGCCGGTCACGCGCCGTCGGTGCACAACACCCAGCCGTGGCGCTTCCACGTGGCCGGCCGCGAGTTCCTCGAACTGCTGGCCGACCAGGACAGGCGGCTGCGAGTGAGCGATCCGCGCGGCCGATCCCAGATCGTCAGCTGCGGGGCCGCCCTGTTCAACCTGCGTCTGGCCGCCCGGGCGGCTGGGCAGCGCCCGCAGGTCTGGCTGCTGCCCAACCCCGAGGAGGAGCCCGACCTGCTGGCGGCCCTGCGCATGACACCTGCGGCACCCGCCTCCGCCGAGCAACTCGACATGTACGACCTCATCCCGGTACGGCGCACCTGCCGCCTGCCGTTCACCTCCCGGCCCATACCACCGCGGGTGCTGGACGATCTGCGTATCGCGGCCTCCCGGGAAGGCGCCGGCCTGACCCTCCTTGACCCGGACAGCGTGGCCGAAACGCTCGAGTACGCCGCCATGGCCGAGGACGAGCTGGCCTGCGATCACGCCTACCGAGCCGAGGTGGCCGCGTGGACCATGCCGGGCGCGCGGTTCGACGGCCTACCCGATTACGCATTGGGACCGCGCCCCGCACGCGAACCCGCGCCGGTACGCGATTTCGGGCGGCACCAGACGACGGCGCGTTTCGAAGAACGCCCCCAACTCGCAGTGCTCACCACGCCGGGCGACCGGCCCCTCGACTGGCTGCGCGCAGGCCAAGCCCTGCAACGGCTGCTGCTGCTCGCGACCAGGCACGGCCTGTCGGCGTCGTTCCTGAACCAGCCGCTCGACCTACGCGACATGCGCCACCGCCGGGATCCGTACCACCGGCGCGGCCACCCGCAAATGATCATCCGGTTCGGGTACGGACCATACGTGGCCCGCAGCCCCCGCCGCCCCGCCACCGAACTGGCGACCCTGGAGGCATGACGGCGACGGTTCAAGCCTGAGATTCGGACATCTAGCGCTGATCTTCGCTTTTGTTGTGATCGGCGATATGTCTACCGTTGTCGCCCGCGCCTGTGGGGTCTTTATCTGATGACCATGTCAGGGCGTACACGGCGTTCGAGGAGTTACCGTCGGGCCTGAATGTTCCGTTGGGCCCGTGTTTGGGGAAAGGCGTCGCGAAGGAGACGTGGCCAGCATGTTCGCCAAGCCCGAGTTGCCCGAAACCCCTGACGACAACCGGCGGGTGCGGCGGTACTCGCCTACCTGCGCAGCACGGTATGGCAGTGCCAAGCCGACCACGTTCTCGCCTCAAGACCCAAGCGGACAGTAGCCGCTTCGTCGTCGTGAACGCACAGAGCCCGCTCAACGCCGTGACCGTCAACCTCTTACGGGCAACCGCCTGTCTGGCGGCCGCGAGCGTCATCGGCATGTGGTTCGCCACAGCCCGGAGGCAACGGCCCGCCACGAGGCAGCAGCGGAACGTGTTCAGCCGTGACCACCTGATCGTCGTCGCCGCGGAGGCAATCCTGCTCTTCGGCGGCCTTCGGGTGCTGGCCGCCTGGAGAAGGCCTCAACAGGCCAACGTGGCTTGGGTGGCAACGGCGGTCGGCGTGCATTTCATCGCGTTGGCGCCCGTCTGGATGGGCTGGGGCATCGCCGTGCCCGGCGTGCTCCTCACCCGGCTCGGCGCTGGCGGTCTGGTTCTGGCGTCGAGGGCCGCCGTCGCCTGGGTACCCCTCCTCAGCGGCAGTGCTGTCCGGGGTGGTGCTGCTGACCGATGCCGGCGCCTTCGGCTGGCGCGCTGTGACGACTGGATAGCTTAGTGGTCCAGTTCGTAAGTCATTCAAGGTTTCACGTGGTTGCTGGTAGTGCGGCAGGCTGGTGGCCGCAGCCAGCGAGCTGCTGGAAGTGGCGCTCTTTCTGTTCGTGCCGCTCGATCCGGGCCATCAGGTCCTCGAGGTCGGCCGGGGTGAACTTCCATTTGAAGGGCCGGGCGGTCTCGTTGTAACGGCGCTCGAAGGCGATCAGCCGGTCTTCGACCTGGTCAAGGCTGGTGAAGTCGTTGGGTGTGACTACTTTGCGCTGCACGATGGAGAAGAAGATTTCCACTTGGTTCAGCCAAGACGCGTGCACAGGGGTGTGGACCATCACCCCATTGGGGAACCGCGCGGTGAGCCGGTCGGTGGCCGCCTTGCCACGATGGGAGGAACCGTTGTCCACGACCCAGAACACCCGCCGGGCCGAGGCGTACGGTTCTTGCGTCATGACCTGCTCGACCAGGTCCATGAACGGGATGATGCCGGTTTTGGGCGAGGCCCGGAGGAGGTCGACGAACGGGCGGAGCGCGACATCGGCGAGCACGGCGTGCAGGACCTCGCGCAATTGCTCGCGCTCGTCGGCCTCGGGGCGACGATGACCCTGCTTCCGAGATCGGTCGCCGCGCGGTATCCCCGGCAGGCGGTGGCGTACGTCCCCGTCGAGGACTGTCCTCCCGCCTCGCTGGTGATCGCCTGGCCGGAGCGGTCCCGCAGCCGTGCCGTGGCCGCGCTGGTGCGCGCGGCGGTGGCCGTCGCCGAGTCGCGGGGGATGGTCGCGGCCGTCGAGGCGTCGGGGTGAGGGCGGTGCGTCCGCTGCGGCACCCGGGCGGACGGCCTGCGACGCCTGCTACCTCGTCGGTGGTTCAAACACGCGCGCCGTTCGCCGTGAGGACTGTCGAGGCGTCCTCCTCGAAGTCGAACCTTGGCTATTCACGCTGCCCCACGCGAGCCTCCGCGGGTAGGCGTTCGCCATCACTTTCAGGCCCCAGTGCTACGATCTCCACCATAATTCGTACATGCTTGTTCGAGTTGCCGGAGAGACTGTCCGATCATGGATGGAGGCGCGCGGTCGTGGCGCTGAGCATGGCTGCCAAGATGGTTCTGCTGGCGGCGGGCCTGACCTTTCTGCTGGCGTTGCTGCTGGGCGTATGGAAATACCGCCAGATGGCCACCTCGGCGGAACACGTGGCTCACCCCTATGTGGACATCGCACATCGAACCGCCTTGCTCTATTCGTTCGCGACGCTGCTGCTCACGGCGTTCGTCGCGCTGAGCGACTGGCCGTCGTTGGTTAACCTGGCGGCGGCGGGGATCATGATCTTTTTCTTCGTGGCCGCGATCGGGACCTATGTTTATCACGGCTGGCGTCGTGACACTGACAATCAGTTGCGCCATCCCGTACGCGGCACGAGCGCGTTCATGGTCTCTCTGATCGTCGGTGAGGTCGGCGGCTTCGCCGTACTGCTGGCTGGATTCGTTAGGGCACAGCTTTTGTGAGTTGGGCGTCCTCATGAACGCTGGAGCTCCGGCGCAGCCAGCGGGCCGAAGCCCTCGACTGCGCCCTTGCGGCCTCTACCTCGGCCAAACGTTGACGGCCCCACCCCCGACGGACTTAAAAACGGGACCACTTAGGACGGCGATGCCCTCGGACGACGGCGGTCACCGCTCTCCTCAAGCTCGGTCCCAGATCGGCGGTAGCTCGAGCCGGTCGTCCCGTTCCCAGGAGAGACTCTCGCGGACACCGACGATACCGCCGAGCCCTTTGGCCATGTGCACCGCGGCCGCCGCCTCGGTGCGGGTCGAGGTGTGGCCGGACAGCGTCACGATGCCGTCCTGCACCTGCACCACGATCCCGGTGTGGTCGTTCCACCGGGCCTGCTCGGGGATGGCCTCCTCGACCCAGCTCTTGAGCTCCGCGTCGTCGCGCACGTACGCCTTGAGCAGGTCTCGCCTGCTCACGATGCCGATCAGCCGCTCCTCCTCGTCCACTACAACCAAGCGCTTGACGCCGTGCTCGTCCATGAGCTGGGCGGCCGTCACGGTGGAGGTGTCCGGCGCGACCGTCACCGCCGGCGCCGACATCAGCTCGGCCGCCGTGGCTGCGTCGGCCTTCTCCTGTCCGTCCTCACCACGCCCGGCGAGCCTGCGGCGCAACCGGGCACGCAGGCGGGGCCGATAGTCCTCCCCGTAGTACTGCTCCCGGAACTCCTCCTTACGCAGCAGATCCGCCTCCGACACCACGCCGGCGACCCGCCCGTCCTCTTCCAGCACGGGAACGGCACTGACCCCGCGCCGCACGAGCAGCTCGGCGACGTCCTTGAACGGCATGTCCGATCTCACCGAGGCCACATGTGTGGTCATCACGTCTCTCACACTGATCCGCACCATCGGTTCCTCCCTTCCTCTGCATGGCCATGGCACCATCGCTCCGAAGCCGGCCTACAGGGCCGGAAGTCCCCTATGCCGGAGCTTCGGTCAGGGTGCTTTTCCGCGACAGGACCCCGGCATACAGGACGAACGACCATGCGGAGCGGGACTTTCGCCCCTGATTCCCGGGCCACCCGACGGCGAAGGTGAGCACAGGACCAAAGGAGAGTGAA
This genomic interval from Nonomuraea helvata contains the following:
- a CDS encoding transposase, with translation MREVLHAVLADVALRPFVDLLRASPKTGIIPFMDLVEQVMTQEPYASARRVFWVVDNGSSHRGKAATDRLTARFPNGVMVHTPVHASWLNQVEIFFSIVQRKVVTPNDFTSLDQVEDRLIAFERRYNETARPFKWKFTPADLEDLMARIERHEQKERHFQQLAGCGHQPAALPATT
- a CDS encoding CBS domain-containing protein; this encodes MTTHVASVRSDMPFKDVAELLVRRGVSAVPVLEEDGRVAGVVSEADLLRKEEFREQYYGEDYRPRLRARLRRRLAGRGEDGQEKADAATAAELMSAPAVTVAPDTSTVTAAQLMDEHGVKRLVVVDEEERLIGIVSRRDLLKAYVRDDAELKSWVEEAIPEQARWNDHTGIVVQVQDGIVTLSGHTSTRTEAAAAVHMAKGLGGIVGVRESLSWERDDRLELPPIWDRA
- a CDS encoding cytochrome ubiquinol oxidase subunit I, whose translation is MDVLDLSRWQFGITTVYHFLFVPLTIGLSIIVAGLQTAWYRTKKPEYLRLTRFWGRLFLINFAMGVVTGIVQEFQFGMNWSDYSRFVGDVFGAPLAMEGLMAFFLESTFLGLWIFGWDKLSPKLHLATIWVAAIGTNVSAYFILAANSWMQHPVGYRINNGRAELTDIWAVLTNPTTLVTFPHVIFGAFLTAAAFVLGISAWFLLRKRDVDLFRTSARLALVVSLVSAIGVSFSGHWQAQIMTEQQPMKMAAAEALWEDESAAGFSLFAVGDVENGRNHVNLQIPYGLSLLSTNTLHGKVEGINDIQARYQALYGPGDYRPVVGLAYWSFRLMIGFGALAALLALAGLWLTRRGRLPAGRWAYRLAIAGIGLPFLANTMGWIFTEMGRQPWTVFGLMRTAAAVSPGADVASVAITLAGFTLVYAVLAVIEVRLLLKFIRIGPHEQAAEPEAALPALSY
- a CDS encoding Acg family FMN-binding oxidoreductase encodes the protein MSPALATDRGIGRLLVAAGHAPSVHNTQPWRFHVAGREFLELLADQDRRLRVSDPRGRSQIVSCGAALFNLRLAARAAGQRPQVWLLPNPEEEPDLLAALRMTPAAPASAEQLDMYDLIPVRRTCRLPFTSRPIPPRVLDDLRIAASREGAGLTLLDPDSVAETLEYAAMAEDELACDHAYRAEVAAWTMPGARFDGLPDYALGPRPAREPAPVRDFGRHQTTARFEERPQLAVLTTPGDRPLDWLRAGQALQRLLLLATRHGLSASFLNQPLDLRDMRHRRDPYHRRGHPQMIIRFGYGPYVARSPRRPATELATLEA